A single Vulcanisaeta distributa DSM 14429 DNA region contains:
- a CDS encoding potassium channel family protein — MIIPITFLKFLRKIRKIARSTILYSLILFLIILFVGALAMYLIEHGKNPGFNNYFNAVWFVMETITTVGYGDVVPNTYLGKLVDMIIMPVGIATISLLTASIATELTNVAIMRSVGHHTTSKGRHIIVIGDSDKALKVISIIEELMNRRGKVMDILYISNGDKPPSLPADIEFIRGDPFNTNDLLRAGADRASTVVILPFNDADVKAADAKVILLIMSIRKLNPNAYIIAEVLNEADRDYALRAGANSVISLGSFTTVMIANEVFDRGLSSVLINIVNRGNLGLMDADEYVGRQFIEVMQLVKSRLNYLVIGVVRGGEVILNPGNDLVIQSGDSLLVIK; from the coding sequence ATGATCATTCCAATTACATTTTTAAAATTTTTAAGGAAAATTCGCAAAATCGCTCGAAGTACAATACTTTACTCACTAATTCTATTTTTAATTATTTTATTCGTTGGTGCCCTTGCGATGTACTTAATCGAGCATGGTAAGAACCCTGGGTTCAATAATTACTTCAATGCTGTTTGGTTTGTGATGGAGACCATAACGACTGTTGGTTACGGCGACGTCGTGCCCAATACATACCTTGGCAAGTTGGTTGATATGATTATTATGCCTGTGGGTATTGCCACCATTAGTCTATTGACTGCATCGATAGCCACTGAATTAACTAATGTTGCAATAATGAGGAGTGTGGGTCATCACACAACCTCAAAGGGTAGGCACATCATTGTCATTGGGGATTCTGATAAGGCGCTGAAGGTTATTAGTATAATTGAGGAGTTAATGAATAGGAGGGGCAAGGTCATGGATATTCTCTATATAAGCAATGGTGATAAGCCACCGTCGTTACCTGCAGATATTGAGTTTATTCGTGGCGATCCATTCAATACCAATGACTTACTGAGGGCTGGTGCAGATAGGGCTTCTACCGTGGTCATACTTCCGTTTAATGATGCTGATGTTAAGGCTGCGGATGCTAAGGTTATTCTATTAATCATGAGTATCAGGAAGCTGAACCCTAACGCCTACATTATTGCTGAGGTTCTTAATGAGGCTGATAGGGACTATGCCCTGAGGGCTGGTGCTAATTCCGTGATTTCCCTGGGTTCCTTCACGACGGTTATGATAGCCAATGAGGTCTTTGATCGTGGTTTATCCTCAGTGTTAATAAATATAGTTAATAGGGGTAACCTGGGCTTAATGGATGCTGATGAGTATGTTGGGAGGCAGTTCATAGAGGTTATGCAATTGGTTAAGTCGAGACTGAATTATTTAGTTATTGGTGTGGTTAGGGGTGGTGAGGTCATTCTTAACCCAGGTAATGACTTGGTGATTCAGTCAGGTGATTCGTTACTTGTCATTAAGTGA
- a CDS encoding uroporphyrinogen-III synthase, with the protein MIRVLILRASGKIRPIHLNGADIIQVPVIDVVPNEDAIDRVSLNGVNYVIIMSTTVVKYVSEKLRQLSNDVKVIGVGPQTCSEVEKLNVTCIMPREFSSYGIIDMMRDLPRGKVVVLRSLRGNDYIINELKKLNYDVIEYRLYDVRPNPAGVEIACRLINYVDYVVFMSSMTYEAVRDCARDALRGKSVIAIGKVTESRIRDDGVNPLTPSEYTLNGILRLLMNHLMTSNESPD; encoded by the coding sequence TCAATGGTGCTGACATAATTCAGGTACCTGTTATTGACGTTGTGCCCAATGAGGATGCAATTGACAGGGTCTCACTTAACGGTGTTAATTACGTGATTATAATGAGCACCACTGTGGTGAAGTACGTTAGCGAGAAACTACGGCAATTAAGTAATGATGTGAAGGTCATTGGTGTTGGTCCACAGACATGCAGTGAGGTGGAAAAACTGAATGTTACATGTATAATGCCTAGGGAGTTCTCGAGCTACGGTATAATAGATATGATGCGCGATTTACCACGTGGTAAGGTCGTAGTGTTAAGGTCATTAAGGGGTAATGATTATATCATTAACGAACTTAAAAAATTAAATTATGATGTAATTGAGTACAGGCTCTATGACGTGAGACCGAATCCTGCAGGCGTTGAGATCGCATGTAGGCTCATTAATTACGTTGACTATGTCGTCTTTATGAGCTCAATGACCTATGAAGCAGTAAGAGATTGCGCCAGGGATGCGCTTAGGGGTAAGTCCGTGATAGCCATTGGTAAGGTTACGGAAAGCCGCATAAGAGATGATGGTGTAAATCCCCTAACTCCAAGTGAGTACACACTAAACGGCATTTTAAGGCTATTAATGAATCACTTAATGACAAGTAACGAATCACCTGACTGA